In the Drosophila takahashii strain IR98-3 E-12201 chromosome 3R, DtakHiC1v2, whole genome shotgun sequence genome, one interval contains:
- the LOC108059537 gene encoding uncharacterized protein: MDFYYMPGSGGCRTVVMVAKALGLELNKKLLNTMEGEQLKPEFVKLNPQHTIPTLVDNGFSVWESRAIAVYLVEKYGKDDSLFPKDPKKQAVVNQRLYFDMGTLYDAFAKYYYPLFRTGKPGTEEDLKKIETSFGFLDTFLEGQDYVAGDQLTVADIAILATVSTFEIVKFDFSKYANVTRWYENAKKVTPGWDENWEGLLAMKAFLEDLPKMDLYYLPLVSACRSVLMVAKALNLDLNKKLLNTLKGEQLNPDFIKINPQHTIPTLVDNGFTIWESRAVAVYLIEQYGKDDSLYPKDPKKQAVINQRLYFDMGSMYPSLANYYYKVFVTGQFGSDEEFKKVQDTFGFLNTFLEGQEYVAGDQYTVADIAILASVSTFDALEFDISKYPNVAKWYENVKKITPGWEENWQGAQDVKKVVDEKKNVAK; encoded by the exons ATGGATTTCTACTACATGCCAGGTAGCGGTGGATGCCGTACTGTCGTTATGGTGGCCAAGGCTCTTGGACTCGAGCTGAACAAGAAGCTTCTGAACACCATGGAAGGCGAGCAGTTGAAGCCGGAGTTCGTGAAGCTCAATCCCCAGCACACCATCCCCACTCTGGTGGACAATGGATTCTCCGTTTGGGAGTCCCGAGCCATTGCCGTGTATCTGGTGGAGAAGTACGGCAAGGACGACTCCCTGTTCCCCAAGGATCCCAAGAAGCAGGCCGTGGTCAACCAGCGCCTGTACTTCGACATGGGAACTCTGTACGATGCCTTCGCCAAGTACTACTACCCCCTGTTCCGCACTGGAAAGCCCGGAACTGAGGAGGATCTGAAGAAAATCGAAACCTCCTTCGGTTTCCTCGACACTTTCCTGGAGGGCCAGGACTATGTGGCCGGAGACCAGCTCACCGTGGCCGACATCGCCATCCTGGCCACCGTCTCCACCTTCGAGATTGTTAAGTTCGACTTCAGCAAGTACGCTAATGTCACCAGGTGGTACGAGAATGCCAAGAAGGTGACTCCCGGATGGGACGAGAACTGGGAGGGTCTGCTCGCCATGAAGGCATTCCTTGAGGACC TTCCCAAAATGGATCTTTACTACCTGCCTCTGGTTAGCGCCTGTCGCTCCGTTCTCATGGTGGCCAAGGCCCTTAATCTTGACCTGAACAAGAAGCTCCTGAACACCCTGAAGGGAGAGCAGCTGAATCCGGATTTCATCAAGATCAACCCCCAGCACACGATCCCCACTTTGGTGGACAATGGATTTACCATCTGGGAGTCGCGAGCCGTCGCGGTCTACCTAATCGAACAGTACGGCAAAGACGATTCCCTCTATCCCAAGGATCCCAAGAAGCAGGCGGTGATCAACCAACGTCTTTACTTTGACATGGGCTCCATGTATCCCTCGCTGGCCAACTACTACTACAAAGTGTTTGTCACCGGCCAGTTCGGCAGTGACGAGGAATTCAAGAAGGTCCAGGACACCTTCGGTTTTCTGAACACCTTCCTTGAGGGCCAGGAGTATGTGGCAGGTGACCAGTACACCGTGGCCGACATTGCCATCCTAGCCAGTGTCTCCACCTTCGATGCCCTCGAATTCGACATTAGCAAATATCCGAATGTAGCCAAGTGGTATGAAAATGTCAAGAAGATTACCCCTGGTTGGGAGGAGAATTGGCAGGGAGCTCAGGATGTGAAGAAGGTGGTCGATGAGAAAAAGAACGTTGCTAAGTAA
- the LOC108059539 gene encoding uncharacterized protein — protein MDLYYLPFVSACRSVLMVVKALDLDLNKKILNTRKGEQLNPDFIKINPQHTIPTLVDNGFTIWESRAVAIYLIEQYGKDDSLYPKDPKKQAVINQRLYFDMGSMYPSLANYYYKVFVTGQFGSEEDFKKVQDTFGFLNTFLEGQEYVAGDQYTVADIAILASVSTFDALDFDISKYLNVAKWYENVKKITPGWEENWQGAQDVKNARIAHSNRTRTRNMDFYYSPRGSGCRTIIMVAKALNLELNKKQLRLTEGEHLKPEFLKINPQHTIPTLVDNGFAIWESRAIAVYLVEKYGKDDSLFPKDPQKRALINQRLYFDMGTLHDSFIKYYYPFIRTGQLGDAENFKKVEAAFEFLDIFLQGQDYVAGDQFTVADIAILSSVSTFEVVEFDISKYPNVARWYANAKKITPGWEENWEGLLQMKAMYEAQKTSAK, from the exons ATGGATCTATACTACCTGCCTTTTGTCAGCGCCTGCCGCTCCGTTTTAATGGTGGTCAAGGCCCTAGATCTAGACCTGAACAAGAAAATACTCAACACCCGGAAAGGAGAGCAGTTGAATCCGGATTTCATTAAGATCAACCCCCAGCACACGATCCCCACTTTGGTGGACAATGGATTTACCATCTGGGAGTCGCGTGCCGTCGCCATTTATCTGATCGAACAGTACGGAAAGGACGATTCCCTCTATCCTAAGGATCCCAAGAAGCAGGCGGTGATCAACCAACGTCTTTACTTTGACATGGGCTCCATGTATCCCTCGCTGGCCAACTACTATTACAAAGTGTTTGTTACCGGTCAGTTCGGCAGTGAAGAGGATTTCAAGAAGGTCCAGGACACCTTCGGCTTCTTGAACACCTTCCTTGAGGGCCAGGAGTATGTGGCTGGCGACCAGTACACCGTGGCCGACATTGCCATCCTTGCCAGTGTCTCCACCTTCGATGCCCTCGATTTCGACATTAGCAAATATCTAAATGTGGCCAAGTGGTATGAAAATGTCAAGAAGATCACTCCTGGTTGGGAGGAGAACTGGCAGGGAGCTCAGGATGTGAAGAATGCG CGAATAGCTCACAGTAATCGCACTCGCACCCGCAACATGGATTTTTACTACTCACCTCGTGGCAGTGGATGTCGCACCATTATCATGGTGGCCAAGGCCCTGAATTTGGAGCTAAACAAGAAGCAGTTGCGTCTCACGGAGGGGGAGCACCTGAAACCGGAGTTCCTCAAGATCAATCCCCAGCACACCATTCCCACATTGGTGGATAATGGATTCGCCATTTGGGAATCCCGTGCCATTGCCGTGTATCTGGTGGAGAAGTACGGCAAGGACGACTCCCTCTTCCCCAAGGATCCCCAGAAACGTGCCCTGATCAATCAGCGTCTTTACTTCGACATGGGAACACTGCACGATTCCTTCATTAAATACTATTACCCCTTCATCCGCACTGGCCAACTTGGAGATGCCGAGAATTTCAAGAAGGTCGAAGCTGCCTTTGAGTTCCTGGACATTTTTCTGCAGGGCCAGGACTACGTGGCTGGTGATCAGTTCACCGTGGCCGATATTGCCATCCTCTCCAGCGTTTCCACATTCGAAGTGGTTGAGTTCGACATCAGCAAATATCCGAATGTGGCCAGGTGGTACGCCAATGCCAAGAAGATCACTCCCGGATGGGAAGAGAACTGGGAGGGCCTGCTGCAGATGAAAGCGATGTATGAGGCTCAAAAGACCTCTGcaaagtga
- the LOC108059528 gene encoding glutathione S-transferase D6: protein MDLYNMSGSPSTRAVMMTAKAVGVELNSIQVNTFVGEQLKPEFVKINPQHTIPTLVDNGFVIWETRAIVVYLVEQYGKNDSLYPKDPQRQARINQLLYFDMGTLYEGIAKYFFPLLRTGKPGTQESYEKLIAAFNLLNTFLEGQDYVAGSQLSVADIVILATVSTTEMVDFDLTQFPNVDRWYKNAQKVTPGWDENLERIQNAKKFLAENLIEKL, encoded by the coding sequence ATGGATCTTTACAATATGTCTGGTTCGCCGAGCACGCGTGCTGTTATGATGACCGCCAAAGCTGTGGGAGTCGAACTCAACTCGATACAAGTCAATACCTTCGTGGGGGAGCAACTGAAGCCGGAGTTTGTGAAGATAAACCCCCAGCACACCATTCCCACTCTGGTGGACAATGGATTCGTCATCTGGGAGACCCGAGCAATTGTGGTTTACCTGGTGGAGCAGTACGGGAAGAACGATTCTCTATACCCCAAGGATCCCCAGAGGCAGGCTCGGATCAACCAGCTATTGTACTTTGATATGGGCACCCTGTACGAGGGCATCGCCAAGTACTTCTTTCCACTGCTCCGCACTGGGAAGCCGGGAACTCAGGAGAGTTATGAAAAACTCATTGCTGCCTTTAATCTTCTTAACACCTTCCTGGAGGGCCAGGATTACGTAGCCGGAAGTCAGTTGTCCGTCGCTGACATCGTTATTTTGGCAACCGTTTCAACAACCGAAATGGTTGACTTTGATTTGACACAATTCCCAAACGTAGACAGATGGTACAAGAATGCCCAAAAAGTAACACCCGGCTGGGACGAAAACTTAGAAAGAAttcaaaatgccaaaaagttCTTGGCCGAAAACTTGATAGAaaagttataa
- the LOC108059505 gene encoding glutathione S-transferase D7-like, with protein MDLYNMPGTASTRAVQMTAKAVGVELNSKFMNTQAGDQLKPEFVKMNPQHTIPTLVDNGFAIWESRAIVIYLVEKYGKFDTLLPKDPKTRAVVNQRLFFDIGPLYDAISSYYFPIFRTGKVGDQAALDKVNAAFEFLNTFLEGQDYLAGGQLTVADIVILASVSTIEMAPIDLKKFPNLDRWYKNAQKVTPGWEENLQSIKQLQKFAEQKLAERNKNA; from the coding sequence ATGGATCTCTACAACATGCCCGGAACCGCGAGCACTCGTGCAGTGCAGATGACTGCCAAGGCTGTGGGAGTGGAATTAAACTCGAAGTTCATGAACACCCAGGCGGGTGATCAACTGAAACCGGAGTTCGTGAAGATGAATCCCCAGCACACCATTCCCACCTTGGTGGACAATGGATTTGCCATCTGGGAGTCCCGCGCCATCGTCATCTATTTGGTGGAGAAGTACGGAAAGTTCGATACCCTCCTGCCCAAGGATCCCAAGACACGAGCCGTGGTCAACCAGCGCCTGTTCTTCGATATAGGACCTCTCTATGACGCCATTTCCAGTTACTACTTCCCCATCTTCCGCACTGGCAAGGTGGGAGATCAGGCGGCCCTGGATAAGGTTAATGCTGCCTTCGAGTTCCTCAACACCTTCCTGGAAGGACAGGACTACCTAGCCGGGGGTCAACTAACAGTGGCCGACATCGTCATCCTGGCCAGTGTGTCCACCATCGAAATGGCTCCGATTGACTTGAAGAAATTCCCCAACTTGGATAGGTGGTACAAGAATGCCCAGAAGGTCACTCCTGGATGGGAAGAGAACCTGCAGAGTATTAAGCAGCTCCAGAAGTTCGCGGAGCAAAAGTTGGcagaaagaaacaaaaatgcaTAG
- the LOC108059504 gene encoding glutathione S-transferase D7-like has translation MDLYNMPGTASTRAVQMTAKAVGVELNSKFMNTQAGDQLKPEFVKINPQHTIPTLVDNGFAIWESRAIVIYLVEKYGKFDTLLPKDPKTRAVVNQRLFFDIGPLYDAISSYYFPIFRTGKVGDQAALDKVNAAFEFLNTFLEGQDYLAGGQLTVADIVILASVSTIEMAPIDLKKFPNLDRWYKNAQKVTPGWEENLQSIKQLQKFAEQKLAERK, from the coding sequence ATGGATCTCTATAACATGCCCGGAACCGCGAGCACTCGTGCTGTGCAGATGACTGCCAAGGCTGTGGGAGTGGAATTGAACTCGAAGTTCATGAACACCCAGGCGGGTGACCAACTTAAACCGGAGTTCGTGAAGATCAATCCTCAGCACACCATTCCCACCCTGGTGGACAATGGTTTCGCCATCTGGGAGTCCCGCGCCATCGTCATCTATTTGGTGGAGAAGTACGGAAAGTTCGATACCCTCCTGCCCAAGGATCCCAAGACACGAGCCGTGGTCAACCAGCGCCTGTTTTTCGATATAGGACCTCTTTATGACGCCATTTCCAGTTACTACTTCCCCATCTTCCGCACTGGCAAGGTGGGAGATCAGGCGGCCCTGGATAAGGTTAATGCTGCCTTCGAGTTCCTCAACACCTTCCTGGAAGGACAGGACTACCTAGCCGGGGGTCAACTAACAGTGGCCGACATCGTCATCCTGGCCAGTGTGTCCACCATCGAAATGGCTCCGATTGACTTGAAGAAATTCCCCAACCTGGATAGATGGTACAAGAATGCCCAGAAGGTTACTCCTGGATGGGAAGAGAACCTGCAGAGTATTAAGCAGCTCCAGAAGTTTGCGGAGCAAAAGTTGGCAGAAAGAAAGTAA
- the LOC108059532 gene encoding LOW QUALITY PROTEIN: uncharacterized protein (The sequence of the model RefSeq protein was modified relative to this genomic sequence to represent the inferred CDS: substituted 1 base at 1 genomic stop codon): MPNMDLYNMPMAPASRAIQMIAKALGLELNSKFINTMEGDQLKPEFVKINPQHTIPTLVDNGFAIWESRAIAVYLVEKYGKTDSPLYPKDPQKRALINQRLYFDMGTLYDALAKYFFPLFRTGQLGDQEALDKVNSAFGFLNTFLEGQDFVAGSQLTVADIVLLATVSTVTMFTFDLQKFPNVDRWYKSAAKVTPGWEENLETLKQAKNXLFPLQCTRRFLYAMSTMDFYNMPGSPSSRAVIMTAKALGLELNMKLLKVMEGEQLKPEFVELNPQHTIPTLVDNGFSIWESRAILVYLVEKYGQDDSLYPSDPEKKAVVNQRLYFDMGTLFQSFITAIYPQIMKKQPADPEAMQKVDSAFGHLDTFLEDQDYVAGDCLTVADIALLASVSTFEVVDYDIAQYPNVARWYENAKEVTPGWEENWEGVQMIKKFVQDNC, translated from the exons ATGCCCAACATGGATCTCTACAACATGCCCATGGCGCCGGCCAGCCGTGCCATTCAGATGATTGCCAAGGCCTTGGGCCTTGAACTGAACTCCAAGTTCATTAACACAATGGAGGGAGACCAGCTGAAGCCGGAGTTCGTGAAGATCAACCCCCAGCACACCATTCCCACGCTGGTGGACAATGGATTCGCCATCTGGGAGTCCCGTGCCATCGCTGTCTACCTGGTGGAGAAGTACGGCAAGACCGATTCGCCACTGTACCCCAAGGATCCCCAGAAGCGGGCTCTGATCAACCAGAGGCTCTACTTTGACATGGGCACCCTCTACGACGCCCTGGCCAAATACTTCTTCCCCCTCTTCCGCACCGGGCAACTGGGTGATCAGGAGGCCCTGGACAAGGTTAACTCCGCCTTCGGGTTCCTCAACACCTTCCTGGAAGGCCAGGATTTCGTGGCCGGCAGCCAACTGACCGTGGCTGACATCGTCCTCCTGGCCACCGTCTCCACCGTCACAATGTTTACGTTTGACTTGCAGAAGTTCCCGAATGTGGATAGGTGGTACAAGAGTGCCGCAAAGGTCACTCCTGGATGGGAGGAGAACCTGGAGACCCTGAAGCAGGCGAAGAA TTAACTTTTTCCACTCCAGTGCACTAGACGATTCCTATACGCAATGTCCACCATGGATTTCTACAACATGCCCGGTTCTCCGAGCAGCCGTG CCGTCATAATGACTGCCAAGGCTCTTGGACTTGAGCTGAATATGAAGCTATTGAAGGTCATGGAGGGCGAGCAACTGAAGCCGGAGTTCGTGGAGCTCAATCCCCAGCACACCATCCCCACCCTGGTGGACAACGGGTTTTCCATCTGGGAGTCTCGTGCTATTTTGGTCTATCTGGTGGAGAAGTACGGCCAGGATGACTCACTATACCCAAGTGATCCCGAGAAGAAGGCCGTGGTCAATCAGCGGCTCTACTTCGATATGGGCACCCTGTTCCAGAGTTTCATCACGGCCATCTATCCTCAGATCATGAAAAAGCAGCCAGCGGATCCGGAGGCCATGCAGAAGGTGGACAGCGCCTTCGGGCACCTGGACACCTTCCTGGAGGACCAGGACTATGTGGCTGGCGATTGCCTCACCGTGGCTGACATCGCCCTTCTGGCCTCCGTTTCGACCTTCGAGGTGGTGGACTACGACATTGCCCAATATCCGAATGTGGCCAGGTGGTACGAGAATGCCAAGGAAGTGACTCCCGGCTGGGAAGAGAACTGGGAGGGTGTCCAGATGATCAAGAAGTTCGTCCAAGACAACTGCTAG
- the LOC108059529 gene encoding uncharacterized protein: MMFLKECRSFLLLVLVLTIRGSLCVPALDAAPPAATPNTVDESDNLVEGSGETVTAPQNAVPTKNNETVPASTENSEAPVPDNVASGSSIDPSTIYSITPEAFQQYVNQYGAYAPYSYPTPAGGAAPGIYPYPGPIVVQTGYEGFLMPANAVGQSDSTTVVAATPQSTSSNPLVAFISNLLPTILMSTLFRIAAVVLSAVGIILFGGAITSALCRITPICDIPARAVNILRTGGAQDVGRMLAEEMTPERVRRATEFVRNAIRKYKQLQKIVDASEVVTELTNGY; encoded by the exons ATGATGTTCCTGAAAGAGTGCAGATCCTTTTTGCTGCTAGTCCTGGTGCTCACGATTCGGGGATCGCTTTGCGTGCCAGCCCTGGATGCAGCACCTCCGGCGGCCACTCCCAACACCGTCGACGAGTCAGATAACCTGGTCGAGGGAAGTGGCGAGACGGTTACTGCCCCCCAGAATGCAGTGCccacaaaaaacaatgaaacaGTGCCCGCATCTACAGAGAATTCGGAGGCACCAGTG CCTGACAATGTGGCCAGCGGAAGCAGCATTGATCCCAGCACCATTTACTCAATCACTCCCGAGGCCTTCCAGCAGTATGTGAACCAGTACGGGGCCTATGCTCCCTACTCGTATCCCACTCCCGCTGGAGGAGCAGCACCTGGCATTTATCCATATCCCGGTCCCATTGTCGTGCAGACGGGCTACGAGGGCTTCCTGATGCCGGCAAATGCCGTTGGTCAGTCGGACAGCACCACTGTGGTGGCAGCTACTCCCCAGTCGACCTCCTCGAACCCACTGGTGGCCTTCATCTCCAACCTGCTTCCCACCATCCTGATGTCCACACTCTTTCGCATCGCTGCCGTTGTCCTGTCCGCCGTGGGAATCATCCTCTTTGGCGGCGCCATCACAAGTGCCCTGTGCAGGATCACACCGATCTGCGATATACCCGCCCGAGCTGTGAATATCCTGCGCACCGGCGGAGCCCAGGATGTGGGTCGCATGCTGGCCGAGGAGATGACCCCGGAGCGGGTGCGTCGGGCAACGGAATTCGTGCGCAACGCCATCCGGAAGTACAAACAGCTGCAGAAGATAGTGGATGCCTCGGAGGTGGTGACCGAGTTGACCAACGGATATTAG